Proteins encoded in a region of the Nitrospirota bacterium genome:
- a CDS encoding sulfurtransferase TusA family protein produces the protein MADIKADAVVDARGLVCPLTVLKTKKAMDAMEPGQVLEVLINDLRAKADIVGYLRRAGNRVFSSTEEGQTVHLYIRKK, from the coding sequence ATGGCCGATATTAAAGCCGATGCCGTCGTTGACGCCCGGGGGCTCGTCTGCCCCCTCACGGTGCTCAAGACGAAGAAGGCCATGGATGCCATGGAGCCGGGCCAGGTGCTTGAGGTGCTGATAAACGACCTCAGGGCGAAGGCGGACATCGTGGGCTACTTGAGGAGGGCGGGAAACAGGGTCTTCTCCAGCACGGAAGAGGGCCAGACCGTGCACCTCTATATCAGAAAGAAGTAG